In Xanthomonas sp. SI, the following are encoded in one genomic region:
- the accD gene encoding acetyl-CoA carboxylase, carboxyltransferase subunit beta, which produces MSWLSKLMPSGIRTDSTPSKKRSVPEGLWEKCPNCSAVLYRPELEENLEVCPKCGHHMAIRARARLASLFDPDTTPTEIGARLGPTDALKFKDQKKYSERIKISQKSTGEYDALIAMQGLLKGQPLVAASFDFAFMGGSMGSVVGERFALAAETALQIGAPFVCFSASGGARMQEGLLSLMQMAKTSAALGRLREAGLPYVSVLTHPTTGGVSASFAMLGDINIAEPYALIGFAGPRVIEQTVRETLPEGFQRSEFLLEHGAIDQICDRRELRDRLSELLAMMMRQPAPAKTEVVA; this is translated from the coding sequence ATGAGTTGGCTCAGCAAATTGATGCCCTCCGGCATCCGCACCGATAGCACGCCCAGCAAGAAGCGCAGCGTCCCCGAAGGCCTGTGGGAGAAATGCCCCAACTGCAGCGCTGTGCTGTACCGGCCGGAGCTGGAGGAGAACCTGGAGGTGTGCCCGAAGTGCGGCCACCACATGGCGATCCGCGCGCGCGCGCGCCTGGCCTCGCTGTTCGATCCGGACACCACGCCGACCGAGATCGGCGCGCGCCTGGGCCCGACCGACGCGCTGAAGTTCAAGGACCAGAAGAAGTACAGCGAACGCATCAAGATCTCGCAGAAGAGCACCGGCGAGTACGACGCGTTGATCGCGATGCAGGGCCTGCTCAAAGGGCAACCGCTGGTCGCCGCGTCGTTCGATTTCGCCTTCATGGGCGGCTCGATGGGCTCGGTGGTCGGCGAGCGTTTCGCGCTGGCCGCGGAGACCGCGCTGCAGATCGGCGCGCCGTTCGTGTGCTTCTCCGCCAGCGGCGGTGCGCGCATGCAGGAAGGCCTGTTGTCGCTGATGCAGATGGCCAAGACCTCGGCCGCGCTCGGCCGCCTGCGCGAAGCCGGCCTGCCGTACGTGTCGGTGCTGACCCATCCGACCACCGGCGGCGTCTCCGCCAGCTTCGCCATGCTCGGCGACATCAACATCGCCGAGCCGTACGCGCTGATCGGCTTCGCCGGCCCGCGGGTGATCGAGCAGACCGTGCGCGAGACCCTGCCGGAAGGCTTCCAGCGCTCGGAGTTCCTGCTCGAGCACGGCGCGATCGACCAGATCTGCGACCGCCGCGAACTGCGCGACCGCCTGTCCGAACTGCTGGCGATGATGATGCGCCAGCCGGCCCCGGCGAAGACCGAGGTGGTGGCATGA
- the trpA gene encoding tryptophan synthase subunit alpha, which yields MSRAANRIAARFDALRQAGRKALIPFVTAGDPSLEATVPAMHALVEAGADVIELGVPFSDPMADGPTIQRSSERALARGAGLAYVLETVSAFRRDDAATPVVLMGYLNPVEIHGTARFAEEAVAAGVDGVLLVDLPPEESAETLAIFAAAGLDLIVLASPTTSDARIGLLCDAARGYLYYVSFAGVTGADHLDTRAAGDRLRQLRARSAVPVVAGFGIKDAASAKAMAVDADGVVVGSALVAALAEATTLEAVRERALAFLAPLRQALDQG from the coding sequence ATGAGCCGCGCCGCGAACCGCATCGCCGCGCGCTTCGACGCGCTGCGCCAGGCCGGGCGCAAGGCGCTGATCCCGTTCGTCACCGCCGGCGATCCGTCGCTGGAGGCGACGGTACCGGCGATGCATGCGCTGGTCGAGGCCGGCGCCGACGTGATCGAACTCGGCGTGCCGTTCTCCGACCCGATGGCCGACGGTCCCACCATCCAGCGCAGCTCCGAGCGCGCGCTGGCGCGCGGCGCCGGCCTGGCCTACGTGCTGGAGACGGTCAGCGCGTTCCGCCGCGACGATGCGGCCACGCCGGTGGTGCTGATGGGCTACCTCAACCCGGTCGAGATCCACGGCACCGCACGCTTCGCCGAGGAAGCGGTGGCGGCCGGCGTGGATGGCGTACTGCTAGTCGACCTGCCGCCGGAAGAGTCGGCCGAAACCCTGGCGATCTTCGCCGCTGCCGGCCTGGACCTGATCGTGCTGGCCTCGCCGACCACCAGCGACGCGCGCATCGGCCTGTTGTGCGATGCGGCGCGCGGTTACCTGTACTACGTCAGCTTCGCCGGCGTCACCGGTGCCGACCACCTCGACACCCGGGCCGCCGGCGACCGCCTGCGCCAGCTGCGCGCACGTTCGGCGGTGCCGGTGGTGGCCGGGTTCGGGATCAAGGACGCCGCCAGCGCCAAGGCCATGGCGGTGGACGCCGACGGCGTGGTGGTCGGCAGCGCGCTGGTCGCGGCGCTGGCCGAGGCGACGACCCTGGAGGCGGTGCGCGAACGCGCGCTGGCGTTCCTGGCGCCATTGCGGCAGGCGTTGGACCAGGGGTGA
- the trpB gene encoding tryptophan synthase subunit beta — MSSAPISDFHAYPDANGHFGRYGGRFVAETLIGPLQELAAAYDQARQDPAFIAEYDKDLKHYVGRPSPIYHAERLSREVGGAQILLKREDLNHTGAHKINNTIGQALLASRMGKTRIIAETGAGQHGVASATVAARLGLECVVYMGATDIERQKINVYRMQLLGARVVPVTSGSATLKDALNEAMRDWVTNVQDTFYIIGTVAGPDPYPRMVRDFNAIVGREARAQMLEDYGRLPDAISACVGGGSNAIGLFHAFLNDPGVKIYGAEAAGDGIASGRHAASIAAGRPGVLHGNRTYVICDDDGQIIETHSVSAGLDYPGVGPEHAFLSDSGRAVYQGITDDEALAAFHLLAHTEGILAALESSHAVAQSIKLARELPRDALVLCNLSGRGDKDVHTIAAREGMVL; from the coding sequence ATGTCCTCCGCCCCCATCAGCGACTTCCACGCCTATCCCGACGCCAACGGCCACTTCGGCCGCTACGGCGGCCGCTTCGTCGCCGAGACCCTGATCGGGCCGCTGCAGGAACTGGCCGCGGCCTACGACCAGGCGCGCCAGGATCCGGCCTTCATCGCCGAGTACGACAAGGACCTCAAGCACTACGTCGGCCGGCCCAGCCCGATCTACCACGCCGAGCGGCTCAGCCGCGAAGTCGGCGGCGCGCAGATCCTGCTCAAGCGCGAGGACCTGAACCACACCGGCGCGCACAAGATCAACAACACCATCGGCCAGGCGCTGCTGGCCAGCCGCATGGGCAAGACCCGCATCATCGCCGAGACCGGCGCCGGCCAGCACGGCGTGGCCAGCGCCACGGTGGCCGCGCGGCTGGGCCTGGAGTGCGTGGTGTACATGGGCGCCACCGATATCGAGCGGCAGAAGATCAACGTCTACCGGATGCAGCTGCTCGGCGCGCGGGTGGTGCCGGTGACCTCCGGCTCGGCCACGCTCAAGGACGCGCTGAACGAGGCGATGCGCGACTGGGTGACCAACGTGCAGGACACCTTCTACATCATCGGCACCGTCGCCGGCCCGGATCCGTATCCGCGCATGGTGCGCGACTTCAACGCCATCGTCGGCCGCGAGGCGCGCGCGCAGATGCTCGAGGACTACGGCCGCCTGCCGGACGCGATCAGCGCCTGCGTCGGCGGCGGCAGCAATGCCATCGGCCTGTTCCACGCCTTCCTCAACGATCCGGGGGTGAAGATCTACGGCGCCGAAGCCGCCGGCGACGGCATCGCCAGCGGCCGCCACGCCGCCTCGATCGCCGCCGGCCGGCCCGGCGTGCTGCACGGCAACCGCACCTACGTGATCTGCGACGACGACGGCCAGATCATCGAAACCCATTCGGTCTCCGCCGGCCTGGACTACCCGGGCGTCGGCCCCGAGCACGCGTTCCTGTCCGACAGCGGCCGCGCGGTCTACCAGGGCATCACCGACGACGAGGCGCTGGCCGCGTTCCATCTGTTGGCGCATACCGAGGGCATCCTCGCCGCGTTGGAATCCAGCCACGCGGTGGCGCAGTCGATCAAGCTGGCGCGCGAGTTGCCCAGGGACGCGCTGGTGCTGTGCAACCTGTCCGGTCGCGGCGACAAGGACGTGCACACCATCGCCGCGCGCGAAGGCATGGTGCTGTGA
- a CDS encoding LysR family transcriptional regulator: protein MSGLRRLPSLNALRAFEAAARLRSVGGAAAELHVTHGAVSRQIRLLEEELGLALLQREGRGIRPTAAGERLRDAAGGAFAQLQDAVAELRRPARPSALVLGCPGSILARWMIPRLQALQRDLPALTLHLSAHEGEFGAELDGLDAALLLGQAPWPDGWQVHVLAPERIGPVLSPALPQAQTLAAGPPSALLQQQLLHTASRPQAWPSWAQAHGVDPTALRYGTGFEHLYYLLEAALAGIGVAIAPQPLVADDLANGRLLAPWGFAETGGQWALCARREQQDPRVQALARWLAGELQQDGG, encoded by the coding sequence ATGTCCGGTCTGCGCCGCCTGCCCTCGCTGAATGCCCTGCGCGCGTTCGAGGCCGCCGCGCGGCTGCGCAGCGTCGGCGGCGCGGCGGCCGAGCTGCACGTCACCCACGGCGCGGTCAGCCGCCAGATCCGGCTGCTGGAAGAGGAACTGGGGCTGGCGCTGCTGCAGCGCGAGGGCCGCGGCATCCGCCCGACCGCGGCCGGCGAGCGGCTGCGCGACGCGGCCGGCGGCGCCTTCGCCCAGTTGCAGGACGCGGTGGCGGAACTGCGCCGGCCGGCGCGGCCCAGCGCGCTGGTGCTGGGTTGCCCGGGCAGCATCCTGGCGCGCTGGATGATTCCGCGGCTGCAGGCGCTGCAGCGCGACCTGCCCGCGCTGACCCTGCACCTGTCCGCGCACGAAGGCGAATTCGGCGCAGAGCTGGACGGCCTGGACGCCGCGCTGCTGCTCGGCCAGGCGCCGTGGCCGGACGGTTGGCAGGTGCACGTGCTGGCGCCGGAGCGAATCGGCCCGGTGCTCAGCCCGGCGCTGCCGCAGGCACAAACACTGGCGGCCGGTCCGCCCTCGGCACTGCTGCAACAACAGCTGCTGCACACCGCCTCGCGCCCGCAGGCGTGGCCGTCCTGGGCACAGGCGCATGGCGTGGACCCTACCGCGCTGCGCTACGGCACCGGCTTCGAACACCTGTACTACCTGCTCGAAGCGGCGCTGGCCGGCATCGGCGTGGCGATCGCGCCGCAGCCGCTGGTCGCGGATGACCTGGCCAACGGCCGCCTGCTGGCGCCGTGGGGCTTCGCCGAGACCGGCGGGCAGTGGGCGCTGTGTGCGCGCCGGGAACAGCAGGACCCGCGGGTGCAGGCGCTGGCGCGGTGGCTGGCTGGCGAGTTGCAGCAGGACGGCGGCTAA
- a CDS encoding toxic anion resistance protein: MTQENPLLPQVAPATPDAAELKALGLVADDREQIAALAQGLREVAPGSLHLFGSEVAAHTAAFSSQLLEQVRNRDLEATGDKLGEVVRIARALKLDQLGERSRVPLIGGLIDRLRASKGELVQKFSDTNRQIEQLLRDVGAQQTSLSQRVGEFDRMHQMVQAERRELGLHVAAGKLRLAELQHQHLALAGQDDPQARGQRAEIDTAIRLLDKRVGDLQVMQHAADQALPMIRLIQANALQLIEKFNTVRDITIPSWKRQFAIQLSLSEQQNAAALSNAIDDATNDIMRRNAELMRQTSVDTARANQRAVIDMDTLRHVHEQLIATVEEVREIHRDGMQQRRAAEVELARLRDELQQRLAAPTPAG, from the coding sequence ATGACCCAGGAAAATCCGCTGCTGCCGCAGGTTGCGCCGGCCACACCCGATGCGGCCGAGCTCAAGGCCCTGGGCCTGGTGGCCGACGATCGCGAGCAGATCGCAGCGCTTGCGCAGGGGCTGCGCGAGGTGGCCCCGGGCAGCCTGCACCTGTTCGGCAGCGAGGTCGCCGCGCATACCGCGGCCTTTTCCAGCCAGTTGCTGGAGCAGGTACGCAACCGCGATCTCGAAGCCACCGGCGACAAGCTCGGCGAGGTGGTGCGGATCGCGCGCGCGCTGAAGCTGGACCAGCTCGGCGAACGCTCGCGGGTGCCGCTGATCGGCGGCCTGATCGACCGGCTGCGCGCCTCCAAGGGCGAGCTGGTGCAGAAATTCAGCGACACCAACCGCCAGATCGAACAGTTGCTGCGCGATGTCGGTGCGCAGCAGACGAGCCTGAGCCAGCGCGTGGGCGAGTTCGATCGCATGCATCAGATGGTGCAGGCCGAACGCCGCGAGCTGGGCTTGCACGTGGCTGCCGGCAAGCTGCGACTGGCCGAACTGCAGCACCAGCATCTGGCGCTGGCGGGGCAGGACGATCCGCAGGCGCGCGGACAGCGCGCCGAGATCGACACCGCCATCCGCCTGCTCGACAAGCGCGTCGGCGACCTGCAGGTGATGCAGCACGCCGCCGACCAGGCGCTGCCGATGATCCGCCTGATCCAGGCCAACGCGCTGCAGTTGATCGAGAAGTTCAACACCGTGCGCGACATCACCATCCCGTCGTGGAAGCGCCAGTTCGCGATCCAGCTGTCGCTGAGCGAGCAGCAGAACGCGGCGGCGCTGTCCAACGCCATCGACGACGCCACCAACGACATCATGCGCCGCAACGCCGAACTGATGCGGCAGACCTCGGTGGACACCGCGCGCGCCAACCAGCGCGCGGTGATCGACATGGACACGCTGCGCCACGTACACGAGCAGTTGATCGCCACGGTGGAAGAAGTGCGCGAGATCCACCGCGACGGCATGCAGCAGCGGCGCGCGGCCGAGGTCGAACTGGCGCGGTTGCGCGACGAGCTGCAGCAGCGCCTGGCCGCGCCGACCCCTGCCGGCTGA
- a CDS encoding DNA repair ATPase, translated as MAATQSPTDPQPEGANPSQVDQAVAQGGAYDVLRRRLVEQGARLHEAVEALNAQRLQEFGDSRLEVVGRFRIRTENNCVGRDIVQVGQDMLLFGYNVFLGLKNQTRIEDVFGLYRLVEGADGYDVSPIDVAGSFLGQPGFVHDFGELYAYYKHARLLQLIVIGGKLLASFQIGERSADVRVFRWAIDSAGELTYIDARGERDIALPPPFDFEWTRATREMAVNGRHSHLNILDTLFVETIGGDLTIKVENNTETGQGIYSEPVEDKTQSLDDAQFDFARVGTLVLLKVLPYRETQWRGLIYNTLSGRIVRNDAIVQACVQLPEDHGIIFPGGYYLQNGDHKAFDAAMDGMQFKRAIRSPNGEDVLYIFYEREGGKSALFVYNTIRRALQNPVFGHGYALLQDGRMVLFHAEGTEPTRIHPMQVWQTPFSSDEFAARRTPGNSFLGRIGNAELVRGISNLFGLARAIEHDEVSVQRYELLVEDARRLFDAHHWLDDEHCGGLGGVLRGISATGEAVLDEYEKVLSIRQQSEQAMVDAVAAHKALLARLQPENWTGIQEFVEPLNAIAAQRGQLLTIREYRYIDTAAIDAMGAALQQAHETVGAATGRFLGSETALAPLNARLAELDAAAQAAVTARTLSEQLQAMQALSNDLDLLSELMAGLKVDDATERTRVVETLSEVYARLNQARARAEQRRKTLGSAESVAQFAAQFALFGQAITSALSLSTDPERADEQLSRLLLQLEELESQFGEHEQFLGDILSKREELIEAFDSHKQALLDERQRKARSLLDAATRILDGLPRRTERFATADELNAFFAGDPLILKLRELAERLRGYRDSVKADDVEARLKGVRDQAVRALRDRSELFESGGNVVRLGPRHRFSVNTQALDLTLLPREDGLALHLTGTDYLEPLHDAALEATRAYWQVTLDSESPDLYRGEYLAGSLLESALAGRDGLDLPGLQQQAATPDALARSVRDFAAPRYREGYERGIHDHDATRILQALLPLHQAAGTLVHAPAARALAMAFWAERQRDAAVAAWVARQAGADAIFRLFGAGEGRQALQSEMQQALQRFVDDSLLPFDAGHAAAAAAYLAAELALGEPTFPLSRHARELLDALHTRLGEAGLREEFDRSLERVRGQLAAGWALASHWLHGLCQDPRFVAYAGYVPEAVAIVLLASRLRSQHSEVLLMTTVEGLLGEHPRIEGGRLTIAIDDFLARLHRHEQTFVPGFRHYQALRQQVIVREREQLRLSEFKARPLSSFVRNKLINEVYLGVIGDNLAKQMGTVGENKRSDLMGLLLMISPPGYGKTTLMEYVASRLGLVFMKINGPALGHAVRSLDPAQAPDATSRQELLKLNLALEMGNNTMLYVDDIQHTHPEFLQKFISLCDGTRRIEGVWKGRTRTYDMRGKKFCVVMAGNPYTESGEVFKIPDMLANRADVYNLGDVLGGMEDAFVLSYIENSLTSNPVLAPLATRELADLYLLVERARGKEISTNALSHAYSGAEINEIVATLQRMLRVRDVVYRVNQQYIASAAQDDRYRSEPPFRLQGSYRNMNKLAEKISPVMNEAELQQLISDHYLGEAQLLTSGAEENLLKLAELRGAMGAEDLARWEQIKRDFLRNKAMGADEADVGGRMVAQLADIASGLQVLRDEPASAQQRWEQMLALLQQVLAERERALPAPAVSESASAPPPASPPAPELQPLLDALARSHEGHAQAGQALAGLAEAVRAYLREPVTPAAVAPRERRPRTLAERQLDEALARHFYGEAGAARGDDPEPSPA; from the coding sequence ATGGCAGCAACCCAATCCCCGACCGATCCGCAGCCCGAGGGCGCCAATCCGTCCCAGGTCGACCAGGCCGTCGCCCAGGGCGGCGCCTACGATGTGCTGCGCCGGCGCCTGGTCGAGCAGGGCGCGCGCCTGCACGAAGCGGTCGAGGCGCTCAACGCGCAGCGCCTGCAGGAATTCGGCGACAGCCGGCTCGAGGTGGTCGGGCGCTTCCGCATCCGCACCGAAAACAACTGCGTCGGCCGCGACATCGTGCAGGTCGGCCAGGACATGCTGCTGTTCGGCTACAACGTGTTCCTCGGGCTCAAGAACCAGACCCGCATCGAGGACGTGTTCGGCCTGTACCGGCTGGTCGAGGGCGCCGACGGCTACGACGTCAGCCCGATCGACGTGGCCGGCAGTTTCCTCGGCCAACCCGGCTTCGTGCACGACTTCGGCGAGCTGTACGCCTACTACAAGCACGCGCGGCTGCTGCAGCTGATCGTCATCGGCGGCAAGTTGCTGGCGTCGTTCCAGATCGGCGAGCGCAGCGCCGACGTGCGCGTGTTCCGCTGGGCGATCGACAGCGCCGGCGAGCTGACCTACATCGACGCACGCGGCGAACGCGACATCGCGCTGCCGCCGCCGTTCGATTTCGAATGGACCCGCGCCACCCGCGAGATGGCGGTGAACGGCCGCCATTCGCACCTGAACATCCTCGACACCCTGTTCGTGGAAACCATCGGCGGCGACCTGACCATCAAGGTCGAGAACAACACCGAGACCGGGCAGGGCATCTACAGCGAGCCGGTCGAGGACAAGACCCAGTCGCTGGACGACGCGCAGTTCGATTTCGCGCGGGTCGGCACGCTGGTCCTGCTCAAGGTGCTGCCGTACCGCGAGACGCAATGGCGCGGGCTGATCTACAACACGCTCAGCGGCCGCATCGTGCGCAACGACGCCATCGTGCAGGCCTGCGTGCAGCTGCCCGAGGACCACGGCATCATCTTCCCCGGCGGCTATTACCTGCAGAACGGCGATCACAAGGCGTTCGACGCGGCGATGGACGGCATGCAGTTCAAGCGCGCGATCCGCTCGCCCAACGGCGAGGACGTGCTGTACATCTTCTACGAGCGCGAAGGCGGCAAGTCGGCGCTGTTCGTCTACAACACCATCCGCCGCGCGCTGCAGAACCCGGTGTTCGGCCATGGCTATGCGCTGTTGCAGGACGGGCGCATGGTGCTGTTCCATGCCGAAGGCACCGAGCCGACCCGGATCCATCCGATGCAGGTCTGGCAGACGCCATTCAGCAGCGACGAATTCGCCGCGCGCCGCACGCCGGGCAACAGCTTCCTCGGCCGCATCGGCAATGCCGAACTGGTGCGCGGCATCTCCAACCTGTTCGGGCTGGCGCGCGCGATCGAGCACGACGAGGTCTCGGTGCAGCGCTACGAGCTGCTGGTCGAGGACGCGCGGCGCCTGTTCGACGCCCACCACTGGCTGGACGACGAACACTGCGGCGGTCTCGGCGGCGTGCTGCGCGGCATCAGCGCCACCGGCGAAGCGGTGCTGGACGAATACGAGAAGGTGCTGTCGATCCGCCAGCAGTCCGAGCAGGCGATGGTCGACGCCGTCGCCGCGCACAAGGCGCTGCTGGCACGGCTGCAGCCAGAAAACTGGACCGGGATCCAGGAGTTCGTCGAGCCGCTCAATGCCATCGCCGCCCAGCGCGGGCAGTTGCTGACGATCCGCGAATACCGCTATATCGATACCGCGGCGATCGATGCGATGGGCGCGGCGCTGCAGCAGGCGCACGAGACGGTCGGCGCGGCCACCGGCCGCTTTCTTGGCAGCGAGACCGCGCTGGCGCCGTTGAACGCACGCCTGGCCGAACTGGACGCGGCGGCGCAGGCGGCGGTTACCGCGCGCACGCTGTCCGAACAGTTGCAGGCGATGCAGGCGCTGTCCAACGACCTGGACCTGCTCTCCGAGCTGATGGCCGGACTCAAGGTCGACGACGCCACCGAGCGCACCCGCGTGGTCGAAACCCTGTCCGAAGTCTATGCGCGGCTCAACCAGGCGCGCGCGCGCGCCGAGCAGCGGCGCAAGACCCTGGGCTCGGCCGAGAGCGTGGCCCAGTTCGCGGCGCAGTTCGCGCTGTTCGGCCAGGCCATCACCAGCGCGCTGTCCTTGTCCACCGATCCCGAGCGCGCCGACGAGCAGCTGTCGCGGTTGCTGCTGCAGCTGGAGGAACTGGAGAGCCAGTTCGGCGAACACGAGCAGTTCCTCGGCGACATCCTCAGCAAGCGCGAAGAATTGATCGAGGCCTTCGACAGCCACAAGCAGGCCTTGCTCGACGAGCGCCAGCGCAAGGCGCGCTCGCTGCTCGACGCCGCCACGCGCATCCTCGATGGCCTGCCCAGGCGCACCGAACGCTTCGCCACGGCCGACGAACTCAATGCCTTCTTCGCCGGCGATCCGCTGATCCTCAAGCTGCGCGAACTGGCCGAACGCCTGCGCGGCTACCGCGACAGCGTCAAGGCCGACGATGTCGAGGCGCGGCTGAAGGGCGTGCGCGACCAGGCGGTGCGCGCCTTGCGCGACCGCAGCGAGTTGTTCGAGTCCGGCGGCAACGTGGTCCGGCTCGGCCCGCGGCACCGCTTCAGCGTCAACACCCAGGCGCTGGATCTGACCCTGTTGCCGCGCGAGGACGGACTGGCCCTGCACCTCACCGGCACCGACTATCTGGAGCCGCTGCACGACGCCGCGCTGGAGGCCACGCGCGCCTACTGGCAGGTGACGCTGGATTCGGAATCGCCGGACCTGTACCGCGGCGAATACCTGGCCGGCAGCCTGCTCGAATCCGCGCTGGCCGGCCGCGACGGACTCGACCTGCCTGGCCTGCAGCAGCAGGCGGCCACGCCCGACGCGCTGGCCCGCAGCGTGCGCGATTTCGCCGCGCCGCGTTATCGCGAAGGCTACGAACGCGGCATCCACGACCACGACGCCACGCGCATCCTGCAGGCCTTGCTGCCGCTGCATCAGGCGGCCGGCACGCTGGTGCATGCGCCGGCCGCGCGCGCGCTGGCGATGGCGTTCTGGGCCGAGCGCCAGCGCGACGCCGCGGTCGCGGCATGGGTCGCGCGGCAAGCCGGCGCCGATGCGATCTTCCGCCTGTTCGGCGCAGGCGAGGGCCGCCAGGCGCTGCAGTCCGAGATGCAGCAGGCGCTGCAGCGCTTCGTCGACGACAGCCTGCTGCCGTTCGATGCCGGCCACGCCGCGGCCGCCGCCGCCTACCTGGCCGCCGAGCTGGCGCTGGGCGAGCCGACCTTCCCGCTCAGCCGCCACGCGCGCGAGTTGCTCGACGCCTTGCATACGCGCTTGGGCGAGGCCGGCCTGCGCGAAGAGTTCGATCGTTCGCTGGAGCGCGTGCGCGGCCAGCTCGCCGCCGGCTGGGCCCTGGCCAGCCATTGGCTGCACGGCCTGTGCCAGGATCCGCGCTTCGTCGCCTATGCCGGCTACGTGCCGGAAGCGGTGGCGATCGTGCTGCTGGCCTCGCGGCTGCGCAGCCAGCACAGCGAGGTGCTGTTGATGACCACGGTGGAGGGCTTGCTCGGCGAGCATCCGCGCATCGAGGGCGGCCGCCTGACCATCGCCATCGACGATTTCCTGGCGCGCCTGCACCGCCACGAGCAAACCTTCGTGCCGGGCTTCCGCCACTACCAGGCCTTGCGCCAGCAGGTCATCGTGCGCGAACGCGAGCAGCTGCGCCTGTCCGAGTTCAAGGCGCGGCCGCTGTCCTCGTTCGTGCGCAACAAGCTGATCAACGAAGTCTATCTGGGCGTGATCGGCGACAACCTGGCCAAGCAGATGGGCACCGTCGGCGAGAACAAGCGCAGCGACCTGATGGGTCTGTTGCTGATGATCTCGCCGCCGGGCTACGGCAAGACCACGCTAATGGAATACGTGGCCAGCCGCCTCGGCCTGGTCTTCATGAAGATCAACGGCCCAGCACTGGGGCACGCGGTGCGCTCGCTGGATCCGGCGCAGGCGCCGGACGCCACCTCGCGGCAGGAACTGCTCAAGCTCAACCTGGCGCTGGAGATGGGCAACAACACCATGCTGTATGTCGACGACATCCAGCACACCCATCCGGAATTCCTGCAGAAGTTCATTTCGCTGTGCGACGGCACCCGTCGCATCGAGGGCGTGTGGAAGGGCCGCACCCGCACCTACGACATGCGCGGCAAGAAGTTCTGCGTGGTGATGGCCGGCAATCCGTACACCGAGTCCGGCGAGGTGTTCAAGATTCCGGACATGCTCGCCAACCGCGCCGACGTCTACAACCTCGGCGACGTGCTCGGCGGCATGGAGGACGCGTTCGTGCTCAGCTACATCGAGAACAGCCTGACCTCCAATCCGGTGCTGGCGCCGCTGGCCACGCGCGAACTGGCCGATCTGTACCTGCTGGTCGAGCGCGCCCGCGGCAAGGAGATTTCCACCAATGCGCTGAGCCACGCCTACAGCGGTGCGGAGATCAACGAGATCGTCGCCACCCTGCAGCGCATGCTGCGCGTGCGCGACGTGGTCTACCGGGTCAACCAGCAGTACATCGCCAGCGCCGCGCAGGACGATCGCTACCGCAGCGAGCCGCCGTTCCGGCTGCAGGGCAGCTACCGCAACATGAACAAGCTGGCGGAGAAGATCTCGCCGGTGATGAACGAGGCCGAGCTGCAGCAGCTGATCTCCGATCACTACCTGGGCGAGGCACAACTGCTGACCAGCGGCGCCGAGGAAAACCTGCTCAAGCTGGCCGAACTGCGCGGCGCGATGGGCGCCGAGGACCTGGCGCGCTGGGAGCAGATCAAGCGCGATTTCCTGCGCAACAAGGCGATGGGCGCGGACGAGGCCGATGTCGGCGGACGCATGGTGGCGCAGTTGGCCGACATCGCCAGCGGCCTGCAGGTGCTGCGCGACGAACCGGCATCGGCGCAGCAGCGCTGGGAGCAGATGCTGGCGCTGCTGCAGCAGGTGTTGGCCGAGCGCGAGCGTGCGCTGCCGGCCCCCGCCGTTTCCGAATCCGCTTCCGCGCCGCCGCCTGCCTCCCCGCCGGCGCCCGAACTGCAGCCGTTGCTGGACGCGCTGGCGCGCTCGCACGAAGGCCACGCCCAGGCCGGGCAGGCGCTCGCGGGCCTGGCCGAGGCGGTCCGCGCCTATCTGCGCGAGCCGGTCACGCCGGCCGCGGTCGCGCCGCGCGAGCGCCGCCCGCGCACGCTGGCCGAACGCCAGCTCGACGAAGCGCTGGCGCGGCATTTCTACGGCGAGGCCGGGGCCGCGCGCGGTGACGATCCGGAGCCCAGCCCGGCGTGA
- a CDS encoding phosphoribosylanthranilate isomerase, which translates to MNRTLYRTRIKFCGMTRAGDIRLAGELGVDSVGFVFAHGSPRRVAPAEARAMRQAASPMVDVVALFRDNPKDEVREVLRTVRPTLLQFHGDEDDGFCRGFNLPYLKAVPMGGSDINARTLQLQYPNAAGFLFDSHAPGESGGSGKTFDWTRLPTGLHRPFLLAGGITSDNVFDAIIATLPWGVDVSSGIESQPGIKDGHKMRKFVEEVRRADCHELNTNC; encoded by the coding sequence ATGAATCGAACCCTGTATCGCACCCGCATCAAGTTCTGCGGCATGACCCGTGCCGGCGACATCCGCCTGGCGGGCGAACTTGGGGTGGATTCGGTGGGATTCGTGTTCGCCCACGGCAGCCCGCGGCGGGTGGCGCCGGCCGAGGCCCGCGCGATGCGCCAGGCCGCCTCGCCGATGGTCGACGTGGTCGCGCTGTTCCGCGACAACCCCAAGGACGAGGTGCGCGAAGTGCTGCGCACGGTGCGGCCGACCCTGCTGCAGTTCCATGGCGACGAGGACGACGGCTTCTGCCGCGGTTTCAACCTGCCGTACCTGAAAGCGGTACCGATGGGCGGCAGCGACATCAACGCACGCACCCTGCAGTTGCAGTACCCGAACGCGGCGGGCTTCCTGTTCGACAGCCACGCCCCGGGCGAGAGCGGCGGTTCCGGCAAGACCTTCGACTGGACGCGCCTGCCCACCGGCCTGCACCGGCCGTTCCTGCTGGCCGGCGGCATCACCTCCGACAACGTGTTCGACGCGATCATCGCCACCTTGCCGTGGGGCGTGGACGTGTCCAGCGGCATCGAGAGCCAGCCGGGCATCAAGGACGGGCACAAGATGCGCAAGTTCGTCGAGGAAGTGCGCCGCGCCGATTGCCACGAGTTGAACACCAACTGCTAG